The genomic window GTGCCCATGCCAGTTCCCGTGCCCGCCATGCCTTCCGCCGAAGAGCAAGGCGCCCACCAGCGGAATCGCCAGGAACCACAGCCAGCTGCCGGTGGTGAAGAACAGGATGACCGCGAGAATCGGGATCGCTGCCATCAGCCGTTCCGGCCACTCCGAGAGGAAGCCGGACTCCGATTTGGCAGGCGCCGCCGCGGCTTTGGCGAGCGGTTCGGGCAGGTCCGTGAAAACCTTTGCCACATCGCCGCGCGTGACGGCCGCCGCGATCACCGCGCTGCGCTCGTCGAATTCCGCGACGCTGAGCCGCCCGGCTGCGAAATGATCGGACAGTCGCCGCATCGCTTCCTCGCGCTCTGCGGTGCCGATACGAATTTCGGGTAGCTCCTCCATGAGGAAAAGGCTAGCGGGAGGTACAACGCCATGGGTGAGACGTGGTTCGGCCACTATCGCCTCGATCGGTTGCTCGGCAGCGGCGGAACGGGTCAGGTATGGCTCGCGCACGACACGGCCACCGATCGGGATGTCGCACTCAAGGTGCTTTCCGTCATGTGGGCGACCGACCCGACGTATCGGCAGCGGTTCACCAGGGAGGCGCGGCTGGCGGCCCAGGTGCGCGGTCCGCACCTCGTGCCGATCCACGCGTTCGGCGAGCTCGACGGCCGCCTCTACCTCGACATGGAGTTCATCGAGGGCACCGATGTCGGCGCGGTGCTCCAGCAGGAGGGGCCGATGTCGCCCGCGCGGGCGGTGCGGATCTGTGTGCAGGTCGCGTCGGCGCTCGACGCCGCCCACCGCGCCGGGTTGGTGCATCGCGACGTCAAACCGTCCAACATCATGCTCGGGCCTGGCGGCCTGGTCCATCTGATCGACTTCGGTACCGCCCACCGGATCGATCAGCCCGCCATCACCACCAGCAGCCACGTGGTCGGCACCCTGGCCTACATGGCGCCGGAGCGCTTCCAAGGTTCCGGCGACGCCCGCTCCGACC from Nocardia iowensis includes these protein-coding regions:
- a CDS encoding DUF1707 SHOCT-like domain-containing protein, with product MEELPEIRIGTAEREEAMRRLSDHFAAGRLSVAEFDERSAVIAAAVTRGDVAKVFTDLPEPLAKAAAAPAKSESGFLSEWPERLMAAIPILAVILFFTTGSWLWFLAIPLVGALLFGGRHGGHGNWHGHGRGGRRH